In the Ciconia boyciana chromosome 23, ASM3463844v1, whole genome shotgun sequence genome, one interval contains:
- the LHFPL5 gene encoding LHFPL tetraspan subfamily member 5 protein, translating into MPKLLPAQEAARIYHTNYVRNARAMGVLWALFTLCFSILMVVTFIQPYWIGDSIDTPQAGYFGLFSYCIGNALTGELICKGSPLDFGTIPSSAFKTAMFFVGISTFLIIGSILCFSLFFFCNAATVYKVCAWMQLAAATGLMIGCLIYPDGWDSSEVKRMCGDKTDKYTLGACTVRWAYILCIIGILDALILSFLAFVLGNRQDNLLPSDFKVENKEEGNN; encoded by the exons ATGCCCAAGCTGCTGCCGGCGCAGGAGGCGGCACGGATCTACCACACCAACTACGTGAGGAACGCGCGGGCCATGGGGGTCCTCTGGGCCCTCTTCAccctctgcttctccatccTGATGGTGGTGACCTTCATCCAGCCCTACTGGATCGGCGACAGCATCGACACGCCGCAGGCCGGCTACTTCGGCCTCTTCTCCTACTGCATCGGCAACGCGCTCACCGGTGAGCTCATCTGCAAGGGCAGCCCCCTCGACTTCGGCACCATCCCCTCCAGCGCCTTCAAAACCGCCATGTTCTTCGTAGGCATCTCCACCTTCCTCATCATCGGCTCCATCCTCTGCTTCAGCCTCTTCTTCTTCTGCAACGCAGCCACCGTCTATAAAGTCTGTGCCTGGATGCAGCTGGCGGCAG CTACCGGGCTGATGATCGGCTGCCTGATCTACCCCGACGGCTGGGACTCGAGCGAGGTGAAGCGCATGTGCGGGGACAAGACGGACAAGTACACGCTGGGCGCCTGCACCGTGCGCTGGGCGTACATCCTCTGCATCATCGGCATCCTCGATGCTCTCATACTCTCCTTCCTGGCCTTTGTGTTGGGGAACCGGCAGGACAACCTCCTCCCATCTGattttaaagtggaaaataaag aagaggGCAACAACTGA